Proteins from a single region of Deltaproteobacteria bacterium:
- a CDS encoding 16S rRNA (guanine(527)-N(7))-methyltransferase RsmG has product LARPFLGSRGTILAYKGPRAEKELKEAEQVLTALGLTLARQERFRLPFLGHCRILLFFKGI; this is encoded by the coding sequence CTGGCCAGGCCCTTTCTGGGCAGCCGCGGAACCATCCTGGCCTACAAGGGCCCGCGAGCCGAAAAGGAGCTCAAAGAGGCCGAACAGGTCCTGACCGCGCTGGGACTTACACTGGCCCGCCAGGAAAGGTTCAGACTGCCGTTCTTGGGCCATTGTCGCATCCTGCTTTTTTTTAAGGGGATTTGA
- a CDS encoding ParA family protein — MSQIITIANQKGGVGKTTTAVNLAACLAAAEKTVLLIDADPQANATSGLGIDRENIPYSLYHFLIQDLELDQVAQPTPLPGLTLIPASQDLIGAEVELIGQPGRQNFLARKLQPLDGQFDYLVIDCPPSLQLMTINALCAAQDLLIPLQCEYYALEGLSQLIRTFRLIRQRFNQRLRILGILLTMFDTRNRLSHQVAEEARRHFPDRVFKTVIPRNVRLSESPSHGLPIILYDIRSSGASAYLALAREILKKR; from the coding sequence ATGAGCCAGATTATCACCATCGCCAACCAGAAAGGCGGCGTCGGTAAAACCACCACCGCGGTCAACCTGGCCGCCTGCCTGGCTGCGGCTGAAAAAACAGTCCTGCTCATTGACGCCGACCCCCAGGCCAACGCCACCAGCGGCCTGGGTATTGACCGGGAAAACATCCCTTACTCGCTCTATCACTTCCTGATCCAGGACCTTGAACTGGACCAGGTGGCTCAGCCGACCCCTCTGCCCGGGCTGACCCTTATCCCGGCCAGCCAGGACCTTATCGGTGCGGAGGTTGAACTGATCGGCCAGCCCGGGCGCCAGAATTTTTTAGCGCGCAAGCTTCAGCCCCTGGACGGGCAGTTCGACTACCTGGTCATTGACTGCCCGCCCAGCCTCCAGCTCATGACCATCAACGCCCTGTGCGCGGCCCAGGACCTGCTCATCCCGCTCCAGTGCGAGTACTACGCCCTGGAGGGCCTGTCGCAGCTCATCCGGACCTTTCGCCTCATCCGCCAGAGGTTCAACCAGCGGCTGCGCATCCTGGGCATCCTCCTGACCATGTTTGACACGCGGAACCGCTTGTCGCATCAGGTGGCAGAGGAGGCGCGCCGGCACTTCCCCGACCGGGTTTTTAAGACCGTTATTCCCCGCAACGTGCGGCTGTCGGAAAGCCCGAGTCACGGGCTGCCCATTATCCTTTACGATATCCGCTCCAGCGGGGCCAGCGCTTACCTGGCCCTGGCCAGGGAAATTCTGAAGAAAAGGTAG